From the Rhizomicrobium palustre genome, the window GCGCGCTGATGGCCATGGGCATGTACAATCTCGGCTTGGTGGATGGGATCTCCCGTCCTGCCATTGCTTCTGTCTGGCCCACCCAGCGCGGTCAGACGGTGGTGCTCGATTGCGGCGCCAATATCGAATGCGATGCCGAACAGCTCGTCGATTTCGCCGTTATGGGTGAAGCCTTCGCGCGCGCTGTGCTCGGCCTGCCGCGTCCCAAGGTTGGCCTTCTCAATGTCGGCTCCGAGGATATGAAAGGCCATGACGCTGTACGCGGCGCGGCTGCTATCTTGCGCGAAGCCAAGCTGCCGATGGAATTCGTCGGCTTCATTGAAGGCAATCACATCGCTGAAGGCGTGGTCGATGTCGCTGTCACCGACGGCTTCACCGGCAATGTCACGCTGAAGACGGTGGAAGGCACGGCTAAGCTGATCTCCTTCTATTTGCGCAGCGCCTTGAAACGCTCCTTCCTCTCGCGGCTTGGTGCCGTGCTCGCCTCTGGCGCTTTGCTCGCCTTGAAGCGTAAGCTCGATCCGCGCGCGGCGGGCGGCGGCTTGATGCTCGGCCTCAACGGCATTGTCGTCAAAAGCCATGGCGGTTCGGATGCGCTGGGCTTCGCCTATGCCATCGATACGGCTATCGATATGGCGGTGGGCGGCGTGAACAAATCCATCGCGGCCGACCGTGCGGGTGTAGTGCCCGAGGCGGCGCTGCCGTGACCCGCTCCGTGATCCGCTCGCATGTTCTTGGCTATGGCGCTTATCTGCCGGAGAACATCGTCACCAATAATGACTTCGCCCAGCGGATGGATACCTCTGATGAGTGGATCCGTACCCGCACCGGCATTCGCCAGCGCCACTTCGCGGCTGAGGGCGAAAAGACGTCTGATCTCGCGGTAAAAGCTGCAGAAGCTGCGCTCAAAAACGCGGGCTGCACCGCCGCCGATATTGATATGGTCGTGGTCGCCACCACCACGCCGGATGAGACCTTTCCGAGTGTCGGCACCATGGTGCAGGCGCGCCTCGGCATAACGCGCGGCTTTGCTTTCGATGTGCAGGCGGTGTGTTCGGGCTTCATCTATGCGCTCGCTACCGCGGATAACTTTATCAAATCGGGACAGGCGCGCAGCGCCTTGGTGATTGGCGCCGAAACCATGAGCCGCTTGCTCGATTGGGAAGACCGTTCAACTTGCGTGCTCTTCGGTGATGGCGCGGGCGCGATCGTGCTCAACGCGGGTGAGGGGCAGGGTACGGCGGCCGATCGCGGTATTCTCAATACGCAGCTCTTCTCCGATGGCCGCATGCATGACTTGCTCTATGTCGATGGCGGGCCGTCTTCGACCGGCACCACTGGCCATCTGCGCATGATGGGCAAGGAAGTCTTCAAGCACGCCGTCAACAACATCTCCGTCGCCATTGAAGCTTCCGCAAAAGCTGCGGGCGTTCCGGTGGAGGAGATCGACTGGTTTGTGCCGCATCAGGCCAACCAGCGCATTCTTGATGGTATCGCCAAGAAGCTGAACGTGGATGCCTCCAAGGTGATTTCCACCGTGGCGCTGCATGGCAATACCTCGGCGGCTTCGGTGCCGCTGGCGCTGGCCACCGCGGTCGGTGACGGGCGCATCAAACCCGGTCAACTCGTCCTGCTAGAGGCCCTCGGGGGGGGTATGACCTGGGGCGCCGGGCTGATTCGCTGGTAGCAGTTCGCAGAAACCTGTAAAGCCCCGTCTTAAACCTTTGATGTTGACGGAAAATCCCTGTTCTGTTTACGTTTACCTCCAGAACCAGGGATTCGGCTTCTGCCATGACCACAACTACTCTCACGCGTGCCGACCTCACCGAGGCGGTGTTCCAGGCGGTTGGGCTTTCGCGTAACGAATCTGCCCAGATGGTGGAAGACATTTTGGAAGAGCTGTGCTCGGCGCTGGTGCGCGGGGAAACGGTAAAGCTCTCCTCTTTCGGGACCTTCGCGGTGCGCCAGAAATCGCAACGCATGGGCCGCAATCCCAAAACGGGCGACGAGGTTCCGATTGCGCCGCGCCGGGTGTTGGTTTTCCGTCCCAGCCATGTGCTGAAGGCGGTAATCAACGGGCAAACGCCGCCCGATGGCTATGACGAGGCCGATTGATGTCGCTTGCGGTGGTAGCCGGCCTTGATGCGAACAAGGCCGCGTCAGTTAAATCTCCTGAAGCGTTCCGTACCATCAGTGAAGTGTCGGTGGAGCTGGACGTGCCGCAGCATGTGCTGCGCTTCTGGGAAAGCCGCTTTTCGCAGATAAAGCCGACCAAGCGCGCCGGTGGGCGCCGCTATTACCGCCCGGAGGACGTCGATCTTCTGCGCGGAATCCGAAGCCTTCTCTATTCCGACGGCTACACCATCAAGGGCGTGCAGAAGCTCTTGCGCGAGAAGGGTGCCCGTTTCGTTGCCGATGTCGGCCGCCAGTCGCTGGTGCCTGCCGCGCCGCGCCCCAAGAAAGAGGGAGCCGTGCTCGCCTTCCGCCGTGGCCGCGATCTGGCTGAGGAAGAGCGTGAGAAGCTCGAGATTCTCCTGGCTGAGCTGGTACAGCTCAAGGCGCGCCTGCGCCAGGCGCCGCGTTTCCAGTTCTGAGAAGCCCGCGTCAGATTTTCTCAAAAATCCTCAAAAAACATGATCTTGCGGCGGTTTCTGCGGTTGCCCTTCGAGGCATCGGCCACTATAGTCCGCCGCCCTTGAGGTACCCCTTCAAGGAATTTCCCCCGGCGGTCGCCCCCTCGAAAGAGGAGTGAGACCGTCAAATTGACCGGTCGCCCAACCAGCGAACCGGTCAGACCCGCGGGTTTCCCGCGATGAGGTCGGAGCGTGGCGCAGTCTGGTTAGCGCACCAGTCTGGGGGACTGGGGGTCGGAGGTTCGAATCCTCTCGCTCCGACCATTCCATTCAAACACATCCATTTCGCCGCCAGTCTGCCTGCGCTCAAGGCGTAGCAGCTCTTCCACGCATGCCCATTCCTTCTCTGGAGTGCCGCTGACGCCTTTGCCTATCTATATCTGACGCTAAATTCTGAAATTGGCCCTATGTGTCGCATTAAAATATCTAGCCTGAATGAAATCATGAAATTATAAGTCGTAAGCGAGGGCGGCGGCCGATCAGGCAGCCCATTCAGCCCATGCGTAATGTTTAGAGGAATGTGATGTCAGATTGGTCCGAGCATTATGCGACGCGTGTTTCCCATATGCAGGCGTCGGAAATCCGTGAATTGCTGAAGCTTCTGGATCAGCCCGACATCATCTCCTTTGCTGGCGGTATTCCGGATCCCGCGCTGTTTCCGCGCGAGGAGATTGCCCAAGCCTATCAGCGCATTCTCGGCGATCCGCAGCTCTCGGCGGTGGCGCTGCAATATTCCATCAGCGAAGGTTATCTGCCGCTGCGCGAATGGCTGGCGGGATATATGGGCCGGCTGGGTGTCGCCTGCACGCCTGAGAACATTCTCATCACCAATGGCTCGCAGCAGGCTCTCGATTTCGTTGGCAAGCTGTTCATTTCGCCAGGAGACAGCATGCTTGTGGCATGGCCGACCTATCTTGGCGCCTTGCAAGCCTTCAGCAGCTATGAACCGCGTTTCGATGTGCTCCCAGGGGAGAATTCCAATCGCACCTTGGAAAGCTATACTAGCCAAGGCGCCGCCAAGCCGAAATTCGGTTATGTGATGCCGGAATTCCAGAACCCGACCGGCACCAGCCTCAGCCTTGCCGAACGTGAGCGCCTGCTCGATACGGCGGCGGAACTCGATTTACCCCTGGTGGAGGACAGTGCTTACGAAAAGCTGCGCTATGACGGCGAACGCGTGCCGTCGCTCTTGGCACTGGCGGCTCAGCGCGCTGGCGGGATCGATCACTGCAAGGTGCTTTATTGCGGCACCTTCTCCAAGAGTATAGTTCCGGCACTGCGCATCGGCTGGATCGTGGCCGCCAAGCCGGTCATTCAGAAGCTGGTGCTGATGAAGCAAGCGAGCGACCTGCATGTCTCCACCTTGAACCAGATGGTCATGCATGAGGTTGCTTCGGCGCGCATTGAAGATCTGGCAGCGAATATGCGGCGGGTTTATCGCGCGCGGCGGGATGCCATGCTGGCCGCGCTCGACCGACACATGCCCAAAGGCATCCACTTCACGCGCCCGGAAGGTGGAATGTTCGTCTGGGTGACATTGCCGGAAGGGATCGATGGTGCAGAGCTTCTCAAGCGCTGCATAGAAGAGGGGCGGGTCGCCTTCGTGCCGGGCGCGGCGTTCTTCGCAGATCGCTCCTGCCGCAATACCATCCGCTTGAGCTTCTCCTTGAGCGAACCTGCCAAGATCGATGAAGGCATCAAGCGTCTGGCGTCGATCCTGAAGCTGGAAATGGCTGAGATGACGCACGCGGCTTGAAGCAAGGGAAGGCTAGTATGCGGTGTTGGATTTGTTGCGCATACGCTTAAAGCGCGTGAAGCCCAAATTCACCAAGGCCGCGGTATCGAATTCGGTCATGCCCTCCGCTGTCAGCCGCGCCTCGGCGTATTCCGGCACATGGTCCTGCGCGCACTTGAATTCCGTATTGGGCACCAGCTTGTTCATGCGTGAGATCGAGCCGTAACACTCCATCGTCGGGCACTGATACATGCAGCCCGCATTGACGAAGAGGCGTATGCGGGACTTGTCGGCGATGGTGGAAAGCCCCGCAAGATCGTCATTCATGATGGGATGCAGCACCACAACATCATAGTTTTCCAGGAAGCTCGAAAGCTTATCGAGCGTGCGCACCTGGTTGATCACGGAAGCTTCAAGTTCGAAATCCGGGAAGTCCTCGCGTATCCAGCGGGCGAGTTCAGCGCGCGCGACGATGACCGAATTACCCTTGCGGTGATATTTGGCAAGAAACGGCTTGCTCGAAAGATATTCCTCGCGCGACGTCACGATATTTTGCAGCGGAATGCGATAACCGATGCCGTTATCGTACATCCAATGAATGTCGGCATCGGAAAGCTCCGGGCCGTGATAGATGCGTCCACCATAGAGTGGGGTGTATTCCCGAAAGGCGAAGACCGACTTGACGGGGATGTCTTCGAAGAAGATAGCGAGAAAGGCGGCAATGGAATTCGACATGGTTTTGCCGCGCGCCGAAACCGAAAAGTCCAATGTCTCTGAAAACATATCGTTCCCCATCCGCATTCAGTCTTTATAGGTGGTCAATGCATCGCCCAGCGCTTCACGCAGCGGCGCAAGCCAGGGCACATAGTTCTGCCATTGGTCGAGGCCATTTCGGCTGATGGGCTGGCGCACTTGCTCGGAGCTTGGCGTTCGCACGCTGCGCCGCGTGTTGTGGAACTCTAAACAGGCTTGCTCGAACGGGAGCCCGGAATACGAGAGCAACCGCTGAACACTGCCTTCAAGGTCTTCCACCACATCCTCGTAGTGCAGTTTCAGAACCCGGTCCGGCAGTACGGCATTCCAATGGCGCATAAGATCGAGATAACTGCGATAGTACCGCGCGATGTGGCGGGCATCGTAGCTGAATTCCTGATTGGTCGTGCCGAAGAGCTGTTTCAGATTGCTGAAGCAACAGGCCATGGGCTCACGGCGCACATCTATGATGGTGGCACGCGGCAGGATCAGGTGAATAAAACCGATGTGCCAGAAATTATTCGGCATCTTGTCGATGAAGAAAGGGCGCCCCAGTTTGAGGTATGCGCGGGTCTCCGCGATGAAGCGCTCACCTAACCCGCGCACATCCTCGACCGAAAGCTCAAGCAGCGCCTTGGGGTTCGATGGCAGGCCGCAATGGCCGTCCTGACCGCAGATTTTGCCGATATAGCCCGCGATTTCCGTCAGTTCCTGCGTGCCTTCGATTTGGGAATGGGAGGCGAGGATCTGTTCGATCAAGGTTGATCCCGAACGCGGCAGCCCCACGACGAAGATGGGAGAAGCATCATCGCTGCCCCAATCTTTGCGCGCTGAGAAAAACTCCGCCGTGAAGGTTTCCTTCAGCCGTGTTACTGCAGCTTCGGCAATATCCGGGCGCCAGCGGCTGGTCGCCCGCCGCACGGCATTGCCCCGCTTGTAATATTGCCAAGAGGATTCAACGTCGCTCCTGTCTTCCAGGGCCTTGCCCAAGGCAAAGCACAGATAGACGCGATCCGTGTCCTCAATACCTTGCTGTGCTTCCGCAGCACGCAGGCGTGAGAGTTCGGTATCGCTGAAGTGATAGGTCTTCAGATTGGCAAGGCCAAACCAGGCCACGCCATAATCCGGCCGAGCCGCCAGAGCGGCGTGATATTCTGCGATGGCCTCATCTCTGCGGCCGATAATCTTCAGCGCATCTGCGCGCCACAAGTGCAAATCCGCCGCTTCCGGTCCTGTTGATGACTGCCCCGCAAGAAGTTTCCCACAGACATCGATGACTGGTTCGTGGTCGCCCAAGCCGATCAAAGCCATGCCGTATTGCTTGAGATAGGCGCGGTTTTTGGGCTCCAGCTTGAGTAGTTTCTCGGTCTCTTGTCTCGCAGCCAAGTGTTTTTGCCGCTCTAACAAAAGCGCGGCGTAGTCAAACTGTGCAGCATGGTAGTCCGGCGCCTGCACCAGCACCGCACGGAAGAGCGTCTCGGCCTCATCCAGCGCGCCGCGGGCTTGGCATATGCGTGCCAAAAGGCGCAAGGCGCCGACATTGCCACTATCTTTGCGCAGGTATTCGCGGATCACATCTTCTGCCGGATCAAGATCGCTATCGGCAAACAGGCTGTTTGCCACAACCACTTCCGGCGGAAGCTGTTTCAAGGTGGAGAGATTTCTTGCCGCCTGCTCAGCCTCTGCCGTGTAGCCCGCGAGCCGGTAAAGCTGTTCCAGCATATCCCAACTTGCTGGTAGAGTGGGGTTGAGGCGTACGGCTTCGCGCAGCGCTTCAAGGGCTGCTGGGCCATCCCTGAGGAGCACATGGCAATGGCCCAGCTCCTGATGGAGGCGGCTAAAGCGGGGATGGACAGAGTGCAATAGTTTGAGGGTGGTCAGAGCTTCCGGCAGGCGCCCTGCGGCGCGAAAGCCGATAGCCTTCTTCAACAGAGCGTCGCGCTCGGCAAAATCGATGGTGTTCATCATTTCCCCTCGAAGCTGTAGCCGAACAATTCCAGGTCTTGGGCATAGCGCGCAGCAACGCCATCGATCAGGTCGCGATCATAATATTGGCGATAATCGCCGCGCGTTGTGCTGTTCACGCGCTCGAGCGGGCGGGACGAAATTCCGATACGGGCGCAGATCCCCTCATAGGAATCCTGCATGTCTTCCACCCGGCCGACCATATCTGTCAGCAAGGTCTTGCCATCATCGTCCAGAAGCAGCGAGGCTTGCGCTTGGAAAAGAATGTGCTGTTCCGGCGGGTCGCGGAACAGGAAATGGCGCATCACCTCACGCGGCTGCTGACGAAAAAGATCCCCGCCGCGCAGCATGAAGGCGCAATAGGAGACGAAGCGGTCGAACGGATTTCGCACAAAGGCGAATTTGAAATATCTGCCGAAGGCATCCTGGCCGAGATGAGGGCGAACCTGTCGCAATGCAAGATGGCCATGTTGAAGCGCAGCCAGATCGGCCCAGGGAAAACGTCTGTCCACGAATAATCCCACCTGCTCGAGGTCGTCACCGCTCATCTGTTCGCGCAAAGCCCGGCGCACGGAATGCGTGCCGGTCTTGGGCACGGCGGCAAAGATGAAGTGATGGCGGTGGGAGATGATCACGGGGCACCTGATATGGGAAACGCGCCCCCTCGAGGGAGGAGGCGCGCTGAGAGTGTATTAAAGGTACATGTCAGAATTTATAGCTGATACCTCCCATATAGGTCGTACCGCTCTGGGTCTGATTATAGAGGTAGCGGTTCTGGCCCCAGAATTGTGTGTCTTTCTGGTTGGTCAGGTTGACCGCATCCAGCGTGGCCTGCAGCTGGTCCGTGATGTTGTAGAAGAGGGCCGCATCGACATAATTGCCGCCCGTAAAGCCCCTCGTATCGGCGCTCATTGGGGTGGCGCCGTGGCCCGTGAACCAGCTGCTACGATGGCTCAAAGACGCGCGTGCGCCCCAGTCGCTGGTTTCGTAATAAAGGGTGGCGTTGTAGGAGGTGTTCGAAATCCCGGTAATGGATTGCGGGAAGTCGACATAGGTGTAGTTCACCACCGCGCCAAGGTTGTTGAATGGTGCCGGCAGGAAGTCGAACTGGCTCTGTGCGGCCAATTCCACGCCGGTGATCTTCTTGGTGCCTGGATCATTGATCGGCATCGAGAAGGATTCGAGCAGTGTGTCAGCCGTCGCACCCGGGGTTGTCGCGGGCGAAATTTGAGCCTGGGCATAGGTCAGCGCATTGCCATTATCGATGCTCCAGGTCTTCGAGGTGATGAAGTTCTTCACGTATTTCTGAAAAACACCGACAGAGATCAGGCCGACTTTGCCGAAATAGTATTCCACGCCGAGATCCAGCGTAGTGTCCAGGAAGGGCTTGAGGTTGGGATTGCCGCGCGAAGCCGTGAAGTCGCAATTGCTCTTGGAGTTTGGCGCGGTGGGATCGCAAGTCGAAGTGTTGTTCTGGAAGGCGCTGCCTTGCGCCGCGATCGAGCCAAGGCTCGGGCGGTTGAGGTTTTGCGTTGCCGTGAAGCGCACCAGCACCTCCGGCGTCAGCTCCAGCACCGTGTTCAGGGCCGGAAGCAGGCCGTCATAGCTCCCCTTCACATCCGCAGTGCCGAGATAGGCGTAGTTCTTGCCCTGGATCCAGCCTTGGCTGCGGGTGTCGGTGCTATAGCCGCGCACGCCGATATTGCCGCGGAACGGCTTGCCGAACATTTCGCTGTCCCAGTCAACCTGCGCGTAATAGGAGACCGTCTTTTCGTCGACCTTGAAGACGTTCTCGATGTCTTTCAGCGCGCCGCCTGTGCCATCCGCCTTAGGCGCAAGACGGTGATATTCCTTGTACTTCGCAAAGGCCTTGTCGTAATCGCCGATCAGCCACGAGCCGTAGCTGTTGTGGAAGACTGTGGTGATATCGGCGACAGAGGTGCCACGCGTGATGGCCGTGGTGCCATTGTCGCCGCCGTCATAGTAGTACGACGCGCCGTTCTGCGAGAAATTGTGATAGGCAACACCCGCGCGCAGCGTCACATGCTCGTCGAGTTTATAGCGCGCGTTCAGCACGCCTTCCTTCAGCTCGGAGGAGTTATTGAAGGCGCGATAGTAGAAGTTATCCATCGCGTAATTGGCCGGATTGGTCGGGTCCCAGTTGGTGTACTGGAACGAGGCTGAACGCCCGTCCGTGCCGTAATTAGCAATGAGACCGCCCTTGGCGCGCATATAGAGCTTGTCGTCGTAAGGCGTCTTATAAAGCGACTTCTCGGCGCCGATATGGCCGTCGATGGTGAGCGCATCGGAAACGTCCCAGGTGCCGGTCAGGACGCCTTGGTTGAACACGTTCAGGTTCTTTTCGCGGCGATGTTCGCTGCCGAAGGTCACGTTGGAGGAATCGGTCATGGTGACATAGCCGTTCGCATCCACCGTGTAGTTGTTGAAGACCGTGGCATTCTGGAAGATGGCGGGCCAGGGCGAACCCTTGGGGCCATCCAAATTGGTCGAACCAAGGCCGTTGAGCGGGCGGGTGGCCAGATGCAGCTCATCGCGATGAACGGTGAATTCGCCGTGCAGCGCATCGAGGGTCAAGAGGATGTTGTTTGTCGGCTTCCACTGCACCGCCGCGGTGAGGCCCAAACGGTCCTGCTTGCCGTTCCAGGACGAGATGCGATTGCCATCGGGGAAATAGAGATTGCCCGCGAGGAAGCGCTGCTGCTTGTCGGCGGAAAGATGCGAGATGTCGACACCGGACGCGACGAGGTCGAGCGCCTTGCCGGTCTGCTTGCCGGTTTTCGCGTCTGTCGTGGTCGCCCCAAGCAGCGAATAGTTATAGGTGTTGTGGCCTTCTTCGGTCGTCCGGCGATGGCCATAGGCGACAGAGACGGCGATGCCGAACTTATCGTCCCAATTATAGCTCGCCAGCGCGGCGATGCGCGGCTGCAAGTCTCCCGTATATTGGTTGCTGCCCGCCTTGGCCGTCACCGCGCCCTTGAAGCCCGTATTGTAATCGAGCGGCTTGCCGGTGAAGAGACCGACCGTACCGGCCATGCCGCCTTCATTCTGCGAAGCCTGGAAGGTCTTTTCGACTTCGACCTTGGAGAACAGTTCCGAGGCAAAGATGTTAAAGTCGAAAGAGCGGTCGCGCGAACGCTGGCCGCGGCTGTCCTGCGCGGAGTCGACGTTCCCCAGCACTTCCATGCCATTCAGCTGCACGCGGGCGAAATCAGGCCCGAGACCGCGCAGCGAAATGCGGCGGCCTTCGCCGGCTTCGCGGGTAATCTGCACACCGGGCAGGCGCTGCAGGGATTCGGCCAGATTGAGTTCCGGGAACTTGGCCATATCTTCGGCGACAATCGCGTCTTTCAGGATGACGGATTCGCGCTTGATATTGCGCGCCGCGGTCAGCGATTCCTGATAGCTGCCGGTGACGACGACCGTCTCAACGGTGTTGCTTGCGACTTGCTGAGCTGATGCAGCAGATGACGTGGCGCCCGCAACCAGCACTGCCGCGCTGGCCATCAATACGCTCTTCAGGCTTGGGCGCGCGGCCCAAGCGAAATGCTCTCGAGACATAATTACCCCTCCACAACCGATGTGACCCAGCCGTTCGATGGAACGGCCACCTCAGGTCACGCCGAATGTGCCAAGCAATTACGGAGCATTTTGTTCTGTCTTATTGCAGGTGTGTGACATTATGTGGAAATGAGCGATTGGTGTGTGGTTTTCGTGTTGGTTTGCGTGATGCTTGCGTTGAGCTTGGGCGATGTTCTGCCTAGGATTGCAGCACCGCGCGGCCATTGCACCAGAGCCTACGCACCACGGGCGTATCGCCCACCTTGCGGAAGCACAACAAATCGGCACGCAGGCCTGGTTTCAGATGGCCGCGATCCGAAAGACCAGCAATATCGGCGATTTTCCAAGTCGCCATGGCGAGCGTCTGATGCAGCGGCAAATCGCAATCCCGTTCCAGTTTGAGGATTGCCTGCAAAAGGCTCGCGGGCACGTAATCGGAAGAAAGCCCGTCGAGCACGCCCAGCCGCGCCAGTTCACTTGCCGAAACGCCGCCGGAATGAGAGCCGCCGCGCACCACATTAGGTGCACCTGCCACCGTCGCCATGCCGCGCTCATGGGCGGCGCGCGCAGCCTCCACCGTGGTCGGGAATTCGGAAATCACCGCGCCCATTTTCTGCGCCTGCTCGACATCTTCTATTGTCGTGTCGTCATGGGTAGCCAGCGGGACGTTCTTGCTCGCTAGCATTTCGGCCAGCTTCGGCCAGTTGCGCGCCACATGGATGGGACCAGTCTGCATCTCCTCGCGCACGCTGGCTTCGAATTCCTCATCGCTCTCGACTTTGGAGATTTTGTTGTAGCGCTTGAGGTCATCAAGATTGCGCCATTGGCGCTGGCCGGGCGTGTGATCCATCAGCGAGACGAGGCGCACCAGCTTGTGATCGATATAGGGCGCGACATCCTCGATCAGATTTTCGCCGCTCAGCTCGCAGCGGATATGGATCAGGTGATCGGTGCGGAACAGATTTTTGGCGCTGCCGGTCGTGATCGCGTCCATGGTGTGGGCGAAGATCGAGCGGCGATACTCTTTCTTGCCATAGGGCGTGCCAGCCGAGACGCTGTCATAGACCGTGGTAATGCCAGCACCAGCTAGATCATTGTCATGGGCCAGCGCCGCAGCAAGCCCATCCGGCCAGAATACACCGGGACGCGGCATGAAGTGCTTTTCGAGGTTGTCCGTATGTACCTCGATCAGGCCGGGGCAAAGATAATCACCCTCGGCATCGATCGCGCTTGGCAAGGCCGTGCTGGTTTGGTCGATCGCTTTAATGCCATTCGCATCGAATACCAGGGTTCCGCGTACCGACTCGTTCTCCAAGACCAAGGTTGCATTGGTGATAACAGTCTCACGCATGATTGCTCAGCCTTATAGTACGAGTGGCAACGCGGTCGCTGACCGCCTCGTCGTGGAAAATACCGGCCATGGCTGCACCGCGTTCGCGGGCATTCGCGATGAGCTCGATCACGATGTCACGGT encodes:
- a CDS encoding alpha-D-ribose 1-methylphosphonate 5-triphosphate diphosphatase produces the protein MRETVITNATLVLENESVRGTLVFDANGIKAIDQTSTALPSAIDAEGDYLCPGLIEVHTDNLEKHFMPRPGVFWPDGLAAALAHDNDLAGAGITTVYDSVSAGTPYGKKEYRRSIFAHTMDAITTGSAKNLFRTDHLIHIRCELSGENLIEDVAPYIDHKLVRLVSLMDHTPGQRQWRNLDDLKRYNKISKVESDEEFEASVREEMQTGPIHVARNWPKLAEMLASKNVPLATHDDTTIEDVEQAQKMGAVISEFPTTVEAARAAHERGMATVAGAPNVVRGGSHSGGVSASELARLGVLDGLSSDYVPASLLQAILKLERDCDLPLHQTLAMATWKIADIAGLSDRGHLKPGLRADLLCFRKVGDTPVVRRLWCNGRAVLQS